A genomic region of Halopelagius longus contains the following coding sequences:
- a CDS encoding GNAT family N-acetyltransferase, producing MTAGPRYEYEDEAGETVLVRPAREEDYDAVAAFTSDTWGDRGVDDYIGDVYPDWIADDDGETRQTFVVDAGADAPTTDLGGIVQVTTLSGYEAWAQGMRVNPDYRGRGLAKRLSDATFRFAREAGASVIRNMIFSWNVPSLGLTRDTGYDPGIEFRWVHPDPDADAAADLRIEAGGDADPDAAWSFWTGSDVRTDLKGLVLDPDETWALSSLTRARLRDAADDGRLFVVREGGTRGFAYRNRTYDRENDDGETETWAEYAVGAWARDDAEAARAVVAAVSRDAAAAGADRTRVLVPEGPRWVTDAAVARADLAEQPTFVMEADLT from the coding sequence ATGACGGCCGGTCCCCGCTACGAGTACGAGGACGAGGCGGGCGAGACGGTTCTCGTCCGACCCGCCCGCGAGGAGGATTACGACGCCGTCGCGGCGTTCACGAGCGACACGTGGGGCGACCGCGGCGTGGACGACTACATCGGCGACGTCTACCCCGACTGGATAGCCGACGACGACGGCGAGACGCGGCAGACGTTCGTCGTCGATGCGGGCGCGGACGCCCCGACGACGGACCTCGGTGGCATCGTGCAGGTGACGACGCTCTCGGGGTACGAGGCGTGGGCGCAGGGGATGCGCGTCAACCCCGACTACCGGGGGCGCGGACTGGCGAAGCGTCTGAGCGACGCGACGTTCAGATTCGCCCGCGAGGCGGGCGCGTCCGTGATTCGGAACATGATCTTCTCGTGGAACGTTCCCAGCCTCGGCCTCACGCGCGATACGGGGTACGACCCCGGCATCGAGTTCCGGTGGGTCCACCCCGACCCGGACGCGGACGCGGCGGCCGACCTGCGAATCGAGGCGGGCGGGGACGCGGACCCCGACGCGGCGTGGTCGTTCTGGACAGGCAGCGACGTTCGGACGGACCTGAAGGGCCTCGTCTTGGACCCCGATGAGACGTGGGCGCTCTCTTCGCTGACGCGGGCGCGACTCCGCGACGCCGCCGACGACGGCCGCCTGTTCGTCGTCCGCGAGGGCGGCACCCGCGGGTTCGCCTACCGGAACCGAACGTACGATAGGGAGAACGACGACGGCGAGACGGAGACGTGGGCGGAGTACGCCGTGGGCGCGTGGGCGCGCGACGACGCCGAGGCCGCCCGCGCCGTCGTCGCCGCCGTCTCCCGCGACGCCGCCGCGGCGGGCGCGGACCGCACGCGCGTCCTCGTCCCCGAGGGGCCGCGGTGGGTGACCGACGCCGCCGTCGCCCGCGCGGACCTCGCGGAGCAACCGACGTTCGTGATGGAAGCGGACCTGACGTAG
- the gatD gene encoding Glu-tRNA(Gln) amidotransferase subunit GatD — MNAGDRVRVERAGVTNEGVLMPSSTPDHLVVKLDGGYNVGIDRDDADVEVLETDVYDVEDAQTDDSSASEIEFDDDLPTVSLISTGGTIASTVDYRTGAVTAQFDAEDVLRAVPDLAGRANYRGRVVANILSENATPDVWRDLAEAVREEIEAGADGVVVMHGTDTMQFSASALSFMLDTPVPVVFTGSQRSADRPSSDNVMNAVCAVEAAKSDCAEVLVCMHATESDDVCALHRGTRVRKNHTSRRDAFETVGAEPLGEVDYESEEVRFRREYAERGEADLSLSPELDGDVDLLKFTPGMDVDRYGEFLKDSELDGLVIEGTGLGHVHTDFIPVIADLVDDGVVVAMTSQCLRGRVCDRVYDTGRDLLDAGVVEAGDTLPGTAKVKLMWALSNLEDPAEAMTRSLAGELQQRSVPWE, encoded by the coding sequence ATGAACGCAGGGGACCGCGTCCGCGTCGAACGCGCGGGCGTCACGAACGAGGGCGTGTTGATGCCGTCGTCGACGCCGGACCACCTCGTCGTCAAACTCGACGGCGGGTACAACGTCGGCATCGACCGCGACGACGCCGACGTGGAGGTACTGGAGACGGACGTCTACGACGTCGAGGACGCACAGACGGACGACTCCTCGGCCTCCGAAATCGAGTTCGACGACGACCTGCCGACCGTCTCTCTCATCTCCACCGGCGGCACCATCGCCTCCACGGTGGACTACCGGACCGGCGCGGTGACCGCGCAGTTCGACGCCGAAGACGTGCTTCGGGCCGTCCCGGACCTCGCGGGGCGGGCGAACTACCGGGGCCGCGTCGTCGCCAACATCCTCTCTGAGAACGCGACGCCGGACGTGTGGCGTGACCTCGCGGAGGCGGTCCGCGAGGAGATAGAAGCGGGCGCGGACGGCGTCGTCGTCATGCACGGCACCGACACGATGCAGTTCAGCGCCTCGGCGCTCTCCTTCATGCTCGATACGCCCGTCCCGGTCGTCTTCACGGGCAGTCAGCGCTCGGCGGATCGCCCCTCCTCGGACAACGTGATGAACGCCGTCTGCGCCGTCGAGGCCGCCAAATCCGACTGCGCGGAGGTGCTCGTCTGCATGCACGCAACCGAGAGCGACGACGTCTGCGCGCTTCACCGCGGCACGCGCGTGCGCAAGAACCACACCTCCCGACGCGACGCGTTCGAGACGGTCGGCGCGGAACCGTTGGGCGAGGTGGACTACGAGTCCGAGGAGGTCCGGTTCCGCCGGGAGTACGCCGAACGCGGAGAGGCGGACCTGTCGCTGTCGCCGGAACTCGACGGCGACGTGGACCTGCTGAAGTTCACGCCCGGCATGGACGTCGACCGCTACGGCGAGTTCCTGAAGGACTCGGAGTTGGACGGACTCGTCATCGAGGGGACGGGACTCGGCCACGTCCACACGGACTTCATCCCGGTCATCGCGGACCTCGTGGACGACGGCGTCGTCGTCGCCATGACGAGTCAGTGCCTCCGGGGCCGCGTCTGCGACCGGGTGTACGACACCGGACGGGACCTGTTGGACGCCGGCGTCGTCGAGGCGGGCGACACCCTCCCCGGAACGGCGAAGGTGAAACTGATGTGGGCGCTCTCGAACCTCGAGGACCCCGCGGAGGCGATGACTCGTTCCCTCGCGGGCGAACTCCAGCAACGCTCCGTGCCGTGGGAGTGA
- a CDS encoding ArsR/SmtB family transcription factor → MDSAVLLDLLGNENRRRILRLLAHKPCYVTEISEYLGVSPKAVIDHLRKLEDAGLIESRTDDQRRKYFHISRNLRLEVHVSPYGFGAKSAYPASPSLDMTGRCPHVSFDIPQDDAEEADDVADLAREVGRLEELENELSLAQRWVHGRMTDVLDRLSDRIGSDGESRFYAEVLAAVAGGARTVRSIAKEVNAAPESVERSLEHLAERGLVARDEDGWAVSSG, encoded by the coding sequence ATGGATTCCGCGGTACTCCTCGACCTTCTCGGGAACGAGAACCGCCGGCGTATTCTCCGGCTTCTCGCCCACAAACCGTGCTACGTCACGGAGATCAGCGAGTACCTCGGCGTCAGTCCGAAGGCGGTCATAGACCACCTCCGCAAACTGGAGGATGCCGGTCTCATCGAGTCTCGAACCGACGACCAGCGTCGGAAGTACTTCCACATCTCTCGGAACCTCCGTCTCGAAGTCCACGTCTCCCCGTACGGGTTCGGCGCGAAGTCGGCCTACCCCGCCAGTCCCAGCCTCGACATGACGGGGCGGTGTCCGCACGTCTCGTTCGACATCCCGCAGGACGACGCGGAGGAAGCCGACGACGTGGCCGACTTGGCCCGCGAAGTCGGGCGACTGGAGGAGTTAGAGAACGAACTGTCGCTCGCTCAGCGGTGGGTCCACGGGCGGATGACGGACGTGCTGGACCGGCTGAGCGACAGAATCGGCTCCGACGGGGAGAGTCGGTTCTACGCGGAAGTGTTAGCGGCGGTGGCGGGCGGGGCCCGAACCGTCCGGAGCATCGCCAAGGAGGTCAACGCCGCTCCCGAGTCGGTCGAACGGTCGCTCGAACACCTCGCCGAGCGCGGATTGGTCGCGCGCGACGAGGACGGGTGGGCCGTCTCCTCGGGGTAG
- a CDS encoding DUF1405 domain-containing protein, with amino-acid sequence MADDETTATAARANRLRRPFPVRWVQYYLGNGASLGWLLVVNAAAFFVGVSFYVHSEPSLADVSSMLYPLFGDSPTALALATLSLATLLPRVGKPVTDAPNNRVLAVLHTLAFVWLVKYGVWTAVALNLRLDLYFGFSPDLLWDYWGIMLTHLLFLAEAALIPYYGRTTREALVVALVLALVNDVYDYGFGFYPPLKYEPGLFLAGITVALSFAVVGLAARTFDRLEESAE; translated from the coding sequence ATGGCCGACGACGAGACGACGGCGACGGCGGCGCGGGCGAACCGACTCCGACGTCCGTTCCCGGTGCGGTGGGTACAGTACTACCTCGGCAACGGCGCGAGCCTCGGGTGGCTTCTCGTCGTCAACGCCGCCGCGTTCTTCGTCGGCGTCAGCTTCTACGTCCACTCCGAGCCCTCCTTGGCCGACGTGAGTTCGATGCTCTACCCCCTGTTCGGCGACTCGCCGACGGCGCTTGCGCTCGCGACGCTCTCGTTGGCGACGCTGCTTCCGCGCGTCGGAAAGCCCGTCACCGACGCGCCGAACAACCGCGTCCTCGCCGTCCTCCACACGCTGGCGTTCGTCTGGCTGGTGAAGTACGGCGTCTGGACCGCCGTCGCGTTGAACCTCCGTTTGGACCTCTACTTCGGGTTCTCGCCGGACCTGCTGTGGGACTACTGGGGCATCATGCTCACCCACCTGCTGTTTCTGGCGGAGGCGGCGCTGATACCGTACTACGGGCGGACGACCCGCGAGGCACTCGTCGTCGCTCTCGTCCTCGCACTCGTCAACGACGTGTACGACTACGGGTTCGGCTTCTACCCGCCGTTGAAGTACGAACCCGGCCTCTTCCTCGCCGGTATCACCGTCGCTCTGTCCTTTGCGGTGGTCGGACTCGCCGCGCGGACGTTCGACCGACTCGAGGAGTCGGCCGAGTAG
- the gpmI gene encoding 2,3-bisphosphoglycerate-independent phosphoglycerate mutase, translated as MQAALVILDGWGLGDHDHRDAVKEAETPNFDRYADTGAYGTLDVSGRRVGLPEGQMGNSEVGHLNIGAGRVVKQAYTRINDSIDDGSFRENDVIAGALDHVEETGGRIHFMGLVSAGGVHSQQQHLHALIGLAADRGVEAVTHAFTDGRDTDPHSGEGYLRELESVVEKNGTGEVATVSGRYFAMDRDQNWERTKKAYDAIVHREAEHEAESAVEAVKESYERTETDEFVEPTLISGQPALEDGDAVFFFNFRPDRARQMVSLLANLRPEDWSFDPDPPDIHLATMTEYDETFTFPVAYPPEDPKDTLGEVLSREGKTQLRLAESEKYAHVTYFLNGGREVKFDGEIRRIVESPDVPTYDMQPEMNAEEVTDTAVDIIDSEDPDALVLNYANPDMVGHTGDFDAAVAAVEAVDRQLGRLAAAVQRAGGHTLVTADHGNADDMGTAESPFTAHTTNPVPFVYLAPDGTDGGRRVRSGGSLCDLAPTMLELMDIDQPETMTGESLLE; from the coding sequence ATGCAAGCTGCGCTCGTCATCCTCGACGGTTGGGGCCTCGGAGACCACGACCATCGCGACGCGGTGAAGGAGGCCGAGACGCCGAACTTCGACCGGTACGCCGACACCGGCGCGTACGGGACGCTCGACGTCTCGGGCCGCCGCGTCGGACTGCCCGAGGGCCAGATGGGCAACAGCGAAGTCGGCCACCTCAACATCGGCGCGGGCCGCGTCGTCAAGCAGGCGTACACCCGCATCAACGACTCCATCGACGACGGGAGTTTCCGCGAGAACGACGTCATCGCGGGCGCACTCGACCACGTCGAGGAGACGGGCGGACGCATCCACTTCATGGGACTGGTCAGCGCCGGCGGCGTCCACTCCCAACAGCAACACCTCCACGCCCTCATCGGACTCGCCGCAGACCGGGGCGTCGAAGCCGTCACGCACGCCTTCACCGACGGGCGCGACACCGACCCCCACAGCGGCGAGGGCTACCTCCGAGAGTTGGAGTCCGTCGTCGAGAAGAACGGCACGGGCGAGGTGGCCACCGTCTCCGGGCGGTACTTCGCGATGGACCGCGACCAAAACTGGGAGCGGACGAAGAAGGCGTACGACGCCATCGTCCACCGCGAGGCCGAACACGAGGCCGAAAGCGCCGTCGAGGCGGTCAAAGAGTCCTACGAGCGAACGGAGACCGACGAGTTCGTCGAACCGACGCTGATATCCGGCCAACCGGCGCTGGAAGACGGCGACGCCGTCTTCTTCTTCAACTTCCGCCCGGACCGCGCCCGGCAGATGGTCAGCCTGCTCGCGAACCTCCGCCCGGAGGACTGGTCGTTCGACCCCGACCCGCCGGACATCCACCTCGCGACGATGACCGAGTACGACGAGACGTTCACCTTCCCCGTGGCGTACCCGCCGGAGGACCCGAAAGACACGCTCGGAGAGGTGCTCTCGCGGGAGGGCAAGACCCAACTCCGCCTCGCCGAGTCCGAGAAGTACGCCCACGTCACCTACTTCCTCAACGGCGGCCGCGAAGTGAAGTTCGACGGCGAGATTCGACGCATCGTCGAGAGTCCGGACGTGCCGACGTACGACATGCAACCGGAGATGAACGCCGAGGAGGTCACGGACACCGCGGTAGACATCATCGACTCCGAGGACCCCGACGCACTCGTTCTCAACTACGCGAACCCCGACATGGTCGGTCACACCGGCGACTTCGACGCCGCCGTCGCCGCCGTCGAAGCGGTCGATAGGCAGTTGGGCCGCCTCGCGGCCGCCGTCCAACGCGCGGGCGGACACACGCTCGTCACCGCCGACCACGGCAACGCCGACGACATGGGGACGGCGGAGAGTCCCTTCACCGCGCACACGACGAACCCGGTTCCGTTCGTCTACCTCGCGCCAGACGGCACCGACGGCGGACGGCGCGTTCGCTCCGGCGGGTCGCTCTGTGACCTCGCGCCGACGATGCTCGAACTGATGGATATCGACCAGCCCGAGACGATGACGGGCGAGTCGCTCCTCGAATAA
- a CDS encoding TVP38/TMEM64 family protein: MRRLRFGARIGVGAALAAVVVAAAVTSPDAFLSHLAWASADPARFAAVAVCLALVRPLLAWPTTLLAVVVGYVVGVGGVPFALALIVLTSVPPFLFARRFGRGGRVAAAGEAFVERTGDVRSVVASRLLPAPSDVVSVAAGVSGVRLGAFVVGTAVGETPWAVAGVLAGASAETLAAGDVAGAIDLRLGVAAALAAAMLVAPTLYEWYDERRRSRKDAA; encoded by the coding sequence ATGCGACGACTCCGCTTCGGCGCGCGAATCGGCGTCGGTGCCGCGTTGGCCGCGGTCGTAGTGGCCGCCGCGGTCACCTCGCCGGACGCCTTCCTCTCGCACCTCGCGTGGGCGAGCGCCGACCCCGCGCGGTTCGCCGCCGTCGCCGTCTGTCTGGCGCTCGTCCGACCGCTTCTCGCGTGGCCGACGACGCTTCTGGCCGTCGTCGTCGGGTACGTCGTCGGCGTCGGCGGCGTCCCCTTTGCGCTCGCGCTCATCGTCCTGACGAGCGTTCCGCCGTTCCTCTTCGCGAGGCGGTTCGGCCGCGGCGGCAGGGTCGCGGCCGCCGGCGAGGCGTTCGTCGAGCGAACCGGCGACGTTCGGAGCGTCGTCGCCAGCAGACTCCTCCCCGCGCCCTCGGACGTCGTCTCCGTCGCCGCGGGCGTCTCCGGCGTCCGCCTCGGCGCGTTCGTCGTCGGCACGGCCGTCGGAGAGACGCCGTGGGCCGTCGCGGGCGTCCTCGCGGGCGCGTCGGCCGAGACGCTCGCCGCGGGCGACGTGGCCGGCGCTATCGACCTCCGACTCGGCGTCGCGGCGGCCCTCGCGGCGGCGATGCTCGTGGCCCCGACGCTCTACGAGTGGTACGACGAACGGCGGCGGAGCCGAAAAGACGCGGCCTGA
- a CDS encoding DUF5830 family protein — protein MDAEERVELAVELLAHVEADELPLSDVVDRIETVTTNPTLTRDILDAAELRGVIDREGGTIRTRRGGTYVRFEEQVVRREGEFDCRRCGASISTGHFVRFETGELGPFGSSCIRKVLGRE, from the coding sequence ATGGACGCCGAGGAACGCGTCGAACTCGCCGTAGAGCTGTTGGCGCACGTCGAGGCGGACGAACTTCCGCTCTCGGACGTGGTGGACCGAATCGAGACGGTGACGACGAACCCGACGCTCACGCGGGACATCTTGGACGCCGCCGAACTCCGGGGGGTAATCGACCGCGAGGGCGGCACGATACGGACGCGCCGCGGCGGAACGTACGTCAGGTTCGAAGAACAGGTCGTCCGACGCGAGGGGGAGTTCGACTGCCGTCGCTGCGGCGCGAGCATCTCGACGGGGCACTTCGTCCGCTTCGAAACCGGCGAACTCGGGCCGTTCGGCTCCTCCTGCATCCGGAAAGTCCTCGGCCGCGAGTAA
- a CDS encoding DUF7115 domain-containing protein, whose amino-acid sequence MSQPQIVQSALGGEAVVTRLGLGGEDELYATPTRTLVYRAEGLLSDESVEEYPHDAERVTVSEGRRKSKVTLEYGLDGSETFALPSKYLDRALHPLVEGVLKANGILKEEESVERLFRFSELTLVVAGTRVVRHIGSSLWDEDYEEYRYEDVTDLTFEDGSVATSVVMTVGDRQERFKTPNEDARAVREALESTLLDYWGVASLEELRAANEPEDEEPAETDEVSFGDGPDPLSANPAELSDEPKNATRDAESETETESESSHAAGQQTAEVRTEEPGTAESQAAETTTADADATNEQTAEASAEASAGANAAPSAGRSASETESASDERSEPSAADARPEEGDARKAKEGANADAGFENSGFESAGPVAEDALADEVAALRETVEAQGEEIRRQQELIEQLIEELRRGR is encoded by the coding sequence ATGAGTCAACCGCAGATCGTCCAGTCCGCCCTCGGCGGGGAGGCCGTCGTCACCCGTCTCGGTCTCGGCGGTGAAGACGAACTGTACGCGACGCCGACGCGGACGCTCGTCTACAGGGCCGAAGGCCTCCTCTCGGACGAGTCCGTCGAGGAGTACCCGCACGATGCAGAGCGAGTGACGGTATCGGAAGGCCGTCGGAAGTCCAAGGTGACCCTCGAGTACGGTCTCGACGGGTCGGAGACGTTCGCCTTGCCGTCGAAGTATCTCGACAGGGCCCTCCACCCCCTCGTGGAGGGCGTCCTGAAGGCGAACGGCATCCTGAAAGAGGAGGAGTCGGTGGAACGACTGTTCAGGTTCAGCGAACTCACGTTGGTCGTCGCGGGCACGCGCGTCGTCAGACACATCGGGAGCAGCCTCTGGGACGAAGATTACGAGGAGTACCGCTACGAGGACGTGACCGACCTCACCTTCGAGGACGGGAGCGTCGCCACCTCCGTCGTCATGACCGTCGGCGACCGCCAGGAGCGGTTCAAGACGCCGAACGAGGACGCCCGCGCGGTCCGAGAGGCCCTCGAATCGACGCTTTTGGACTACTGGGGCGTCGCCTCGCTCGAGGAACTCCGCGCCGCGAACGAACCCGAAGACGAGGAACCCGCCGAAACCGACGAAGTGTCGTTCGGAGACGGTCCGGACCCGTTGAGCGCGAACCCCGCGGAACTCTCGGACGAACCGAAGAACGCCACGCGAGACGCCGAATCCGAGACGGAGACCGAATCGGAGTCGTCGCACGCCGCCGGACAGCAGACGGCGGAGGTTCGGACCGAGGAACCGGGGACGGCCGAGTCGCAAGCGGCGGAGACGACGACGGCCGACGCCGACGCGACGAACGAACAGACGGCGGAAGCGTCCGCCGAGGCGTCCGCGGGAGCGAACGCCGCGCCGTCCGCCGGTCGGAGTGCGTCGGAGACCGAATCGGCGTCCGACGAGCGCTCGGAACCGAGCGCCGCGGACGCCCGCCCGGAAGAGGGCGACGCGCGAAAGGCGAAGGAGGGAGCGAACGCCGACGCGGGGTTCGAGAACTCCGGGTTCGAGTCGGCGGGCCCCGTCGCCGAGGACGCCCTCGCCGACGAGGTGGCGGCGCTTCGGGAGACGGTCGAAGCGCAGGGCGAGGAGATTCGCCGCCAGCAGGAACTCATAGAGCAACTCATCGAAGAACTGCGGCGCGGCAGGTAG
- a CDS encoding DUF7827 domain-containing protein: MNASAGGTDLNVTSNSDGTWTIEDDGSVNASNATITVSGEVTATAESVSSDVTDSFDFNFTDSAAADGSASANVTVQNAGSGSQAGSPDLLSATHYDTDASSGVQDTVVEVSFNEEIQNASEMTLYVEDEAVGLSDSAFTQTTDGRVLIDTGSDLNTGDVTLNVPDSVTDTEGNPVRASDLDDDNNVSVTVATVSINSDTGVSNPANVYQGENVAVLGNGTNTNVEVEGDDSNYAFSGSTGANSEVFVFNTTNREIDQYNFSIGQGSPNAAIEVRDLGFNMTIDDQNVTTEDSIEGTITANAGNRPIEVSLLDSDGDEVEEIGATLSGQGEYNFEFDLNDVDTGDYTVEARDNNSGVTDSSSTINVAEAGEGQANFENSIITDARGDVVGMNITMSNSDYATVTIGSEDVGFVSNVTVEDGNDDGVVRLYFNTWAAQNGETDDASDVYSVESDDDEITSSSIGTGVESLLDNGEYDLEVRSGQDASVSSQNVATLVLEQRETRSLNTWTAPSGESFSDKEELYEAAQNNNLTQAQDIAFGDRVVQQVNASGLEGVLEAQDSDEVGSQFYGATQFNYSVEQTEAGANREPFQLALNNSNSNVIADSQNDTYYITYNPSQVTAYVDENEDGQFNASEDTVVNDRLDDEEALTGNFTVLEDGLADEEQSVESDYQFSTAEYNMDEPVNVTATSNQTIEGTTTLAPGTELQLRVRSSDDTSPSFLKTSTVYVTENRTFSGTFDFSEQSANDTFTVTVSSNHPEADNLEVDGNVVEGGAEQNQTETGTAGTETETTVTETTTAGGQTTTAATTTAGGETTTAEGGNGGGGETGTGTPGFGIAVAVVALLAAALLAVRRD, from the coding sequence GTGAACGCTAGCGCGGGCGGTACCGACCTCAACGTCACGTCCAACTCGGACGGAACGTGGACCATCGAGGACGACGGTAGCGTCAACGCTAGCAACGCGACGATCACCGTCTCCGGTGAGGTTACGGCGACCGCTGAATCCGTGAGCTCCGACGTCACGGACTCGTTCGACTTCAACTTCACCGACTCCGCCGCCGCGGACGGCTCGGCTAGCGCCAACGTCACCGTCCAGAACGCCGGCAGCGGTAGCCAGGCGGGTTCGCCCGACCTCCTCTCTGCGACTCACTACGACACTGACGCGTCCAGCGGCGTGCAGGACACCGTCGTGGAAGTCTCCTTCAACGAGGAGATCCAGAACGCGTCCGAAATGACGCTCTACGTCGAAGATGAGGCCGTCGGCCTGTCCGACTCTGCGTTCACGCAGACGACCGACGGTCGCGTCCTCATCGACACCGGAAGCGACCTGAACACCGGCGACGTTACCCTCAACGTCCCTGACTCGGTCACGGACACGGAGGGTAACCCCGTCCGAGCGAGCGACCTCGACGACGACAACAACGTCAGCGTCACGGTCGCGACCGTCTCGATCAATTCGGACACCGGCGTCTCTAACCCCGCGAACGTCTACCAGGGCGAGAACGTCGCGGTCCTCGGTAACGGCACGAACACCAACGTCGAAGTCGAAGGCGACGACTCGAACTACGCCTTCAGCGGTTCGACCGGCGCAAACAGCGAGGTCTTCGTGTTCAACACGACGAACCGCGAAATCGACCAGTACAACTTCTCGATCGGTCAGGGAAGCCCGAACGCGGCCATCGAAGTCCGCGACCTCGGCTTCAACATGACTATCGACGACCAGAACGTCACCACCGAGGACAGCATCGAAGGGACGATCACCGCCAACGCGGGTAACCGCCCCATCGAAGTCTCGCTCCTCGACAGTGACGGCGACGAAGTCGAAGAAATCGGTGCCACCCTCAGCGGTCAGGGTGAGTACAACTTCGAGTTCGACCTGAACGACGTCGACACGGGCGACTACACCGTCGAAGCCCGCGACAACAACTCCGGCGTCACCGACAGCTCCTCGACGATCAACGTCGCGGAGGCCGGTGAAGGCCAGGCCAACTTCGAGAACAGCATCATCACCGACGCACGCGGTGACGTTGTCGGGATGAACATCACGATGAGCAACTCCGACTACGCGACCGTCACCATCGGTAGCGAAGACGTCGGCTTCGTCTCCAACGTCACCGTCGAAGACGGTAACGACGACGGCGTCGTCAGGCTCTACTTCAACACGTGGGCAGCCCAGAACGGCGAGACTGACGATGCCAGCGACGTCTACTCGGTCGAGTCCGACGACGACGAAATCACGAGCTCGTCCATCGGCACGGGCGTCGAATCGCTGCTCGACAACGGCGAGTACGACCTCGAGGTCCGCTCGGGTCAGGACGCCAGCGTCAGTTCGCAGAACGTCGCGACGCTCGTCCTCGAACAGCGCGAAACGCGCAGTCTGAACACGTGGACGGCCCCCTCGGGTGAGAGCTTCTCCGACAAGGAAGAGCTCTACGAGGCGGCTCAGAACAACAACCTCACCCAGGCCCAGGACATCGCCTTCGGCGACCGCGTCGTCCAGCAGGTGAACGCCTCCGGTCTGGAAGGCGTCCTCGAAGCGCAGGACAGCGACGAAGTGGGTAGCCAGTTCTACGGTGCGACCCAGTTCAACTACTCGGTCGAGCAGACCGAAGCTGGTGCGAACCGCGAACCGTTCCAGCTCGCGCTCAACAACTCGAACTCCAACGTCATCGCTGACAGCCAGAACGACACCTACTACATCACGTACAACCCGTCCCAGGTGACGGCGTACGTCGATGAGAACGAGGACGGTCAGTTCAACGCCAGCGAGGACACCGTCGTCAACGACCGTCTCGACGACGAGGAAGCCCTCACGGGCAACTTCACCGTCCTCGAGGACGGCCTCGCTGACGAAGAGCAGTCGGTCGAATCCGACTACCAGTTCAGCACCGCTGAGTACAACATGGACGAACCCGTCAACGTGACGGCGACGTCGAACCAGACGATAGAGGGTACGACGACCCTCGCACCCGGTACGGAGCTCCAACTGCGTGTCCGCAGCAGCGACGACACGAGCCCGAGCTTCCTGAAGACGTCGACCGTCTACGTGACGGAGAACCGGACGTTCAGCGGAACGTTCGACTTCAGCGAGCAGAGCGCCAACGACACGTTCACCGTCACGGTCAGCAGCAACCACCCCGAGGCGGACAACCTCGAGGTCGACGGTAACGTCGTCGAAGGCGGCGCAGAGCAGAACCAGACCGAAACCGGCACCGCAGGTACGGAGACCGAGACCACGGTGACCGAGACCACGACGGCCGGCGGTCAGACGACCACGGCCGCGACGACCACGGCCGGCGGCGAGACGACCACGGCCGAGGGCGGTAACGGTGGCGGCGGAGAGACGGGCACCGGTACGCCCGGCTTCGGCATCGCCGTCGCTGTTGTCGCACTCCTCGCCGCGGCGCTGCTCGCAGTCCGCCGCGACTAA
- a CDS encoding type IV pilin has protein sequence MKLKQLFTDDSAVSPVIGVILMVAITVILAAVIGTFVLNLGGSVSETSPQASFGFDFSANNVTITHETGDSIEAARLDTKGLSSESGADWAGAYSDSIGAGDSIELSNGGAWAGETIRVVWTSENEETSATLSKTTAPN, from the coding sequence ATGAAGCTAAAACAGCTATTCACGGACGACTCGGCCGTTAGCCCCGTCATCGGGGTCATCCTGATGGTGGCTATCACGGTCATCCTCGCAGCAGTTATCGGCACATTCGTACTGAACCTCGGCGGAAGCGTCTCGGAGACGAGTCCGCAGGCGAGTTTCGGATTCGACTTCAGCGCCAACAACGTCACAATCACGCACGAGACGGGCGACTCGATCGAGGCTGCGCGCCTTGATACGAAAGGCCTGAGCAGTGAAAGTGGTGCAGACTGGGCGGGTGCGTACTCGGATTCCATCGGTGCTGGGGACTCCATCGAACTCAGTAACGGCGGCGCTTGGGCAGGCGAAACGATTCGTGTTGTCTGGACCTCTGAGAACGAGGAGACCTCTGCTACGCTGAGTAAGACGACTGCACCGAACTAA